The stretch of DNA AGACGCACAGAGAGGCCGTTCTGTGTGAggtggctgacgggtggggccggGAGGAGGGGACGGAGGTGTGGGGCCGTGGTGTCAgtgggtggaggtggaggtgtaGGTGCGTGGGCGGTGGGACCCACGCGTATCGTTCTTGGGGGACGGGAAGGAGGCGTGTTTGTTTGTTGGGTTGGGGCGTACGGACGGACGATGAGTATGGAGGATGAGGACGAATTTGAGGATGCCTTGTCCGTTTCTGCTCTTCTCCTCCTAATTCTGgatatactatattttttttcatcacttTTGTTCGATCTGTAGTTGTGACTAGTGATGAACTGTTTTTGAGTAGGTTCATACCTATCCATTGATCATGCAACTAAATTTAACAGACGAGGGTCGAACTCTTGAAGAAAAGTGACATGCATTTCGTTGTTTTGAGGAAGATGATAGACCAGTGGTTTATTTCGTATAAagttttgatatgtttttttgttaaGTTTATTGTGATCTATTTAATAATGTgtgaatatgtaatttttaatgGCGCATATTTTTAACCACTTTATTCTTCCATCTAGGTTTAGTAATCTCTCCATGGTAAAATAAACCTCTTTCTATCGCTTCGCATTTGTCTTAACGAGAAACTATTTCTCCATTTACCTCTTTATCTTAAACaatcacaattattttttttattttttacatatattttcttctgAACTAATTATAATCTTACTCGAATCATTTCTATCTACTTTCTTAATATTTATGACCAActctaaaaatgtttttttaatggaggtagtacttaaAAAGGGGCTATGTCTAGCTGCATGTTGGgacgtttattttttttctaggtaTAACGGTGTGTCGTTTAATTCAAAGTAATTGGAGAGGGAAGTACAAGTAGTTATATGCtagagttctttttttttccattttgagGAATACCACAACTTAATAAGATATTATACGTACTCGGCCAACCGAATTAGAGAGTAGCTGCAACTAACCCTGGTGCCTTACCATCCAACTGAAATGGCATCAAGTTAGCCCCTTTTTGCGATTGCACATTCTTAATGCGAGgaataaattaattacattgtTTTAGGTAACTGATTTATACTATGCTCCAACATAAACAAAGTACTAGTTTTTACTATTCCTCAACCTCAAGTCTCAAGCACACTCAGCTCCGCACCGAAATTCTAATTTGGAGCACACCATATACGTACACTACTGAccaataagaaaaaagagagactCCCTCCATTCAATATAATTGCATTTATACTGTAGAGTCAAATTAGTTACGAGAATAAATGACTTATTgaatatcattaaataaggaGATTGTGTAGGGTAAGAGCTAGATAAGgtaaaatgaaatgatatttgATAAGGTGACCGATAGACAACTAGTActctacaaatattttttagggcaaatttaaattaattctaaaaacaCACTTATAGAGTGAGTAATaaccgagtaagattggatagccgagcatatatataacaagcCCGTCTAACTAGGGCACGTACAACGATAAGACAACAACGGTCTCTGTGTTGTCACCGAGGCAAAAATCGCTTACGAAACGTTGAATGAAGAAAGAGATGATTACCGTCGTTTCGTTCAGTGACGGTAGTGGCGCGTGCTCCAACCCATAGAGTCAGCAGTCTACTGGTTTGATCATGTATGCACGTATACATTACAGAACTTACAACCAAATAGACAACAATTGTCTAAACCGTTATCAATTTGTCTATTTTGTTGTCTATATGtgctaaataaacaaatacagTCTAAACTATTATACATGCTCTTAGAGATCGCAAATACTGCATACCTTGGCGTATTCGAGTCCGTTGATCACTAAACGTTCGTTCGTGCATTCGATGACCCATGCATTATTAATCGAACCACCAACTCCATTTGATCCATCGCTATCTTATTGCACATTGCCACCCCATTTTCCCAgttctatttatgcttataagagcaggtacaatagcagactataaatcaactataaacatattttaagatgataagagagaagagcacCAGGCTACAAATTTGTAGCTATCTATAACATGGACTCCAAGatacatgtgtgtatgacaacTAAAGCCGAATATTAATTGTATAGTATATAACTAtcgtatgaattgactattaagttgACTAGACAATTTGTAGCcagcagttggctatactattgaacttgctctaaacaaaatttgaatttttaatcttaaatttatagttgatttttagatttttttcaatgaagtttattttctgacTGTGTTtgttagatcgctaaaaatacgcatataaattttttatttataaattatttttaatttataaatatatcatttaattttttttaatgcctTAAAAGGCCTAAATAATCAAACCTGCTATGCATAACGTAGCACGCTCGTGACGTGCAACGATATGATGCCGCTGCGTGCAAGCGTAGCTAGGGTGTAGTCGTAAAATGCAACGTGCCAGGGGGTCAGGGCCAGACGGTGCGGGCGGGGAGACAAAAGCTGCGTAGGCTCCGCATGCAGCAGAGCGCGCAGGCTAGGCCGACGCCCAACCACCGGCAAGaggacatgcatgcatgtacgcGCACTGCCCTGCACTAAACTGGCCCCGTGTACCTGCGAGTTCCACCGCTCCATTCCCCATTCCCTCGCAAAGAAAACGAAGttctatatatgaatataaacacacggctataaatttatttatttcctgcgtttcatattatatactTCCTCCCTTTCAAAATAAAGTCGTTTTTCAGTTGGTAgatgactctttgtcttatttgaaattttttttatgattaataatttttttattagattataaaatatgaacagtactaattttttaaatttttttacaaaattttcaaataaagaaTGGTCAAAGCATTggacatataaattaaaaaataacgttAATATGGGATGAGGTAGTAAGGGCAAGTATAACAGGGTTGTTGTCTATTTGACACACACAGACAGCTAAATAGACAGCTTATACAATAACTTATCTATTTGTTTGtctgtaaaatatttaatttatcttttgaaCATATATCAAGGTAATCAATGGTACTAGCGAATAGACGAGACGCGATGTACAACAGTGTTAACAATGTAGGTTTGGCATTAGAGCACGCGTCTCTGCCGTCTCTTAGAGAATAGACACTATGGTCGTCTGTTAGATAggaatggttttttttttgcaaatttcgtAATATACAGACAGCTTAAAGACATGcgttgtacatgccctaagaCTTTCCGATCTTGATATGTTAATTAACCtagatacatataaaaaacatatatattaatataaataatatggaatagagggagtattggAGGGAGTGTcatatatgtttatgcttatatttataagttaaaatttgaatttttaactttaaatttagagttattttttggggttttcactgaattttatttttcagcattgacttttagattgctaagagtacgtatataaaatttttattcacaaactatatttttttatggatatGTCATTTgggtttttatatgaaatacctaaacaatcacccataaAGCTTGAccgcccttttttttttttgcgaggaACTGTGgttcatttaatttatcctgAACGATGTATCAACCAAATTCATGGATACATTAGGCCGGCCACCTCTAAAGTTCtttctacccctttgtttccCAACGTAAAACTTTAtaatcttatttatatttatatagatgctaataaatataaaaatacatataagttatctatattaatcaataaataaatctaagtaaaatagaaaaatttacCACGTCAAACGATACTTTTTCGAAAAAGCTTCCGTATGACATGCCGTAGGAACGGGACAGTTAATGATTGTATCTTCTCCGCGCGCGCACGCCTCCACGCTGCCGTGACGCGCGCCTCCCccgcacctcctcctcgcttTGCTGCGCCGGCGACCGTTCTAGCTAATCTACGCAAGTTGGGCGAGTACGTATCCTTGATGCATGCGTgcatatgcaaaaatatatatccaacTCGATCTATCATTATCTAAAGAACATATACATGCAAATATATCCAATACGATTAACTCGATCAATATGTCATATATCGATCTCCCTTGCCCCTGTTGCTTGTAAActaaattaaagaaattaactaattaacccCTTCTCACCAAGTCACCAATTAACGCGTATGCGAAGCTTTTGGTATCATGTGATACACGTTGATATCTTCTGATACTATATGATACCACTTAAAACCTAGTGAATTGATAACTGTTGATATCTTCTGACATTTTTTGGTATCATCTAACACATATTGATACTAATCAATATCATCTAGGTTTCCATATAGGAATCAAGTGATACCTATCAATACTTATCGATACCTGTTGATACATGCTAatatcatatgataccactTAGAACCATATAGTACCGCTTGGTACCACCTGGTACCATGTTATACCTGCATCTTTTTGAGCTTCCTTTGTCGCGCGACACTATGATACCGGATGATACCAACTGGTATCATACtagtggtatcatctggtaccaGCTACACGCTAGTACGTGAGACGTATGTGAGCGCAAAGACGGTGTAGGCGTACGACACGCTGCGGCGAGAGCGCAGCGTGGTGGCGCACAGCGCAACGTCGGTGGAGGTGGGCAGACGATGATGGAAGCGGTGCGATGTCGGTGGAGATGGGCAAACGATGCCGGAAGTGGGCGGACACGGGCGATGGTGGAAACAGGCAGACGTGGATTTTTGATGACACGTGTGATCTGTTttggcggaggcggtggggaTGGTCGGGTGCTGCACACGTTTGGTTCTGACGTGGTTTTGGATCAGTTTGGACTTTACTTTAACTATACCGTCCGACGGCGTACCGTCGTATAGTCGTTCTCATACTTTTTTGTGTGGAGTATTTGAACCCTTTTTATCTTCTGAATTTCGGGCCCTACAAGGCTACACGTGCCAGAAATGGCCCATCAGGCTAACGGCCCACGGCCCACGGCTTGCCACGACAAACGGGGCCGTGCCTCGCGCATTACCCGCGctgaaaagagaaagagagagaagatgtTTACGTGACTCGGCCTTGAAAGCGTACTTTCTAGTTTACGTATTCGCGCCGTGGAAGCTACTCCGCTTTTCCATTGGCGTTCTTCCCCAAATTtgcttccctccctccctccctccccttctcGAACCCTCCGACCGcccgccctcgccctcgccggcgccggcgacgagttCCGCCGCGGATATCTCTCCTCCGCGGTAAGCGATTCCGCTCGCTATCGTACTCACTCTGGGCTGCTCGGGCGGTAAGCGTTCCGATTCCTGCTCGATTCGAGctgccggtcgccggcgaagTCGGCAGCGGTGTCACAGTCGGCGGGGGTTGCTATGCTTAATCGGTTCGAAATCCTGGTTTGGTAGCCAATGGAGCGCTATGATTTTTCAAGCTCAGACGCGTTTGGGGTATCTGCTTTGAAAGTAATTTACCAGTGTCGTAGCAGTTTGTTTGTGTTCTGCCATTGACCTAGTCTGCGCCCAATCTGTTGCTTGCTGCTAGTAACTGTACTgggatttttataatttgatttttttggcgGCTATTCATAGCCATTAAATCGAAACAACCAGGCAACTAGACAACTTAAATTGTTACCAAAGTTCCTagtgaaaaaaagttaattgcCTGAGGTACCTGTTAGATTTTAGTTTTTCCATGGTCAGGTTAAGgaagaattaatttttttccttcttgcattttttttctatatctcACCTTTCCAGCTCTCTATTCAAGATATTTTCAGCTGTGACTAATTATAGTTTAGCAGATGGAATTTACAGATGAAATATTACAAGTAGATGTGTTAGAAAGGCACTTATTGGCTGGTTTATCACCGGATGACTACAATGGAGCGTGCGAGGATGAGATCCTGTATGATGCATCATTTGGGGCAACGGAAGATAAGTTTGTCAAGTATCAGATTACTCGGTGGATTCTGCTGTCTGTATTGTTGATCTTAGCTTGGGGAGTAGGACTCCTCATGCTGCTTTACTTGCCAATTTGGATATATGTGTGCCGGAGGGACTTCCGCTCAAGGAAGTTGTGTCTGACTCCACATGCTATCATCTATAAGGTATCAGCATGCTGGATAGGAGATGGAAACtcctattttgtttttattttgccTCTTAGGTTCTTACTATTATATCTAACATTGCTGATCATAATGCAGGTAACTAAGCCTGTCACTTTCCCTTGTTTTGGTGCTTTGAGGAATGAGAAACATGTTGTCCTTCATTCAGTTTCTGATATTATTATTGAACAAGGTAAGCTTGAAATAACACTGATCAAACTTGTTCGTGAtgatttatttgaaaaaaaaatgtttgcgACTTGTTTACTGAACTATTGAAGTGCTCCTGCTAGGAGTTGGTTATGAGAGAAATGATGTGTGTTTTTATTtccatcttttcttttgagtTTGTGCAAATCCAGTTCTTTCCTTGGTTCTGAGTTGTGAAAAAAAGCTTTGTTAAGAAGTTTGTTCTTGATTTCTGTATAGATGAGTGACATTCTTGCTGCAGCATGTTCAGTTACAATTGAACtcaagtgatatctgtaggTTATCTCCAATCCCTTTTTGGTATATATTCAATCAGAATTGAGAACATTGGTGTGCGAAGGCCTGCTAGTGATGACATACAGATAACTGGAGTTACTCATCCACATGATTTCAGAAAGGTACTTAacattttgatttatctatctCAGTCTATCTCAAGTTTTTGTCACATTCAGACATCTTTTCTTCAGGCTGTTCTTGTCCACCTTTTGAATACAAGGAATCTGAATCTCAGTAGAAAAGCTTATGCACACGATGATCACCAGAGCACAAGTTATACTCCTGTAGCTATGTCTTCGGTATGTCTTCAATTCTATTGCCTAATGGTACCTTTGAACAGTTTAAACTCTACAGATTCTTTGCATTTAGAAAGCCGTGTGAGCTATGAGATCCAACTTCTCTGAATGTGCAGTAGTAGTAAAACTATGAACAACCATACACTTTTTATATTGAGGTTAGGATTGTATGAGATAGATTTGTTTGAACAGCATACATGGTTTTTTAAGTTAAGCTTGCATTTCGAAATTACCCTATTAAACTTAGCgagtttttctttattttacatTGACCATTTTCATTGATCCCTGTGCTTGGCATGATATACATTGAGTTTTTCAGGTGCCTCCTCTTGGAGATTTGATACTAGAGAAGCTTGACAATGTTGAAATCTCTGTGAAGGTGATAATGTCAGTATCACTGTTAATTTCTTATTTGTCTAAGTTTTAATTATCTTCCATTTCGTGCTCATAACATTATAGAAACATGGGTAGTGCCATCACCTGCAGAGAAAATCTCTAGTCCTCCTGAATTCTATAATGTTGACAGTTCATGTATGAGTCTTTGGGTGGAATAGAATACAATCAACAATACTTGTTGTAAAGCTCAAGTGTGTACGGGGAAAGGTACTGCTTAATGTGACAAGCTTCTGAGAGCCCAAGAATTTTGGATTTATGGTTTGATAATTAGAAGCATTGAGCCAAGCCCATAGGTGATAGGTGTATTACCACAAAATCCATGTACTCTTTAATCCTCTACCACTGCAGATCTgcatcttatatatttttgggttaCATTTCGTTGCTTTGCAACTTTTATCCTGTACATGTGttacaatattaaatatgttctTTTGTACTAATATTGGTTCCATCCATTTGAGAGCAAATTTTCCTGTGATGCAGAAAATGCAAGCACTGCTAGAAGGTGTTGAAACATCCAGAATGAAGACTTAATATGCTTTGGTAGGTATGCAAAGTTTTAGTTGTTTCCTCCCTACTGTCTTTGGACAGTGCAGCAATATTGCTCCTATATTAGagttctgtattttttttggcccTTAATATCTGTTTCACCTCGAGTGTTGCATGAAACTTGTCATATTGATATTGTCATTCCCTTGCTATTAAACTGTTAACTAAACCATCCAAGAGGGATCCCTTTCATGGACTTTATAGGTATCATTTCTACAGACTACATGCAATGGAAATAACAAGTTCTGCAGTTTTCTGGCAGAGGTCTTAAATGGTGTCCTTCAATCGAGGATCACTATCAATGTCACAACCAGGGTTCACGAAACTGCCGGTTACCAGTGTAACCGTGCTTACCACTGGGGCACTGTAGCTATAAATGGCGgttttatttggataaaatttgttCAAATTCGAAATTTTGTCTGTTCAACAAGCGGCGGTTCTCACTTCAAACTGCGCGGTAACTGCAGCAAACTGCACGGTGACCGCGGTGAAACCGCAACAAAACCGTCCGTATTGTGGTTTTCCTCAGATCAACCGGTGGCGGTTTCGCTTCAAACCGCATCGTtaccatgaaaaaaatgtctCTCTTGGtgattttgaattcaaaattttgaaggtGAATTCAACGTGGTTTTCGTGGTTATTGCATGATAATTGAACTACCGGTTGGGGACGGTTTTGGTAGATCAAACGGTTTCGTAAACCCTGGTCACAACCCTGTAGTTGAACTCATGAACTTAGCAAGAATTTGACTGGAAGAACCCATGTTTGGGAAACTATCCAGAACAAGAATATTCTGTATAACCTTGTCTCTCTCTAAGTTGATGGGAATTTCTTGTCCTGAAATAGCAACTACAAAAGTGCATAATCGGAATCATATTAATAAGCACAAAACCTTCTCTTACTATACTAACTTAGTAGTAAAACTTGAGCTCTAGTAAGTAAAATCCTTCTACCACCAGAAATCTCTGGAGTGGTCAAGTTAGTAACTAATATGCTTGGTAGTGGTGGTTTTCTTGACTATGATGCCCTTAATGCTCAAGAAATTACTAGGAGttattatgaataaatatGACCACATGTCACTATCACAAAATACATCCAatgcaaaaatagaaaagCAAAGATGCACCACTTAGTCTTGATTTTTGTGGCAGCAAATTATGATGAGGCCCTCGTTTGAGGATCTTGTACCTGTTATCTTGTAGAGGGCACTGCTTAAGTGTTTATTTGTCAAAAGTCCATGGAATCTTTTACTGGGTATTTTGGTGTTTCTCTGGTTAGATATGTTAAATCATGCCTGCCTGGTGACTTGCATTTCCAACATGTGGTTCATTGAACCTTAAACATCCAGTCATCATGGAACCACGGGAagttggaaaaataaaaggattaGCAGCAACAGGTAGAGCATGGCTAAAAGGCAGTATCTGCTTCCAGTCAAGGCTGACTGCTTAACTTTTCTCCCCTTTTTCTCATCCTATGTTCACACTTCCCATGTCCCCCATAACAGTAGTAGTTAGTATTTAATCTCCTGGTTGAAGATTGAAGTGTACCTACAAACAATTTGTTTGGGTGTCCTTGTCCTGATTTATTGGGGGAGTGGATCCATCATAACCTAGTTTATTGATTAGGTGGTTATGGCTGCATCGCTTTATGTCTCGTCTATTGTAGTTTAAGAACAGAGTGGTCATGAATCATGTTGCCTTTTGTTTGTTCTCCATTAATTATCATAAtgattagtgttaattaggaAACTacttaatccatgattaagtATCACTCAGAGCAGCCTCTAGTCCTTTTGGGCATGACTTTATGGTAGTGTGTTTGATCTAAGCCTGTCTTGCCCAGTCAAACTGCTATTACAAGCCTAACACGATTGCTGTTACTGCCTACCTGTGTAGCCTGGATTATCTTGGGTgacaaagttttatttttgataatattttaaGATTGAACAAGATATGGTTGGTGCACTAGTCGTGGATATCAGTATCACAGTCGTGCTTACTGTGGATAGTGGTAGGCTGGTGTGGACATTTCCACGGTGCCTATTTAGCTTGAGCAAGCGTTTAACTATGCTATTGTCTTATGCGTTGTCGTGCCAACAAATAGGTagtgatggattaattattgTTTGAAGTCTATTTTGTGATTAAGCTGAGAATTTCACTTTCTGCACATACAGTCAGAGTTGATAATCACAAGCTTTCAAGATTCTGACAAAAATATCTAGTGGTATTAATGTTTTTACAGTGGATATGCCtatttttgatttattacaaaaacaataacaacagGTATTTGCTTCCCTTTCTTTGGAGAGCACTTACATCCTTAGCTTATTCTGTTGAGTTTGATATGTTATTCTAGCATCCTGTGGCTGAGAAGTGATCGTATGTTGTGGTACCACCGCAGAAATTGTCTTTTAGagatatgccattataaagTTTTGTCTTACACACATGATACTCCAAgctgatatattttaaaagtgaaCTCTACAGTTGCACCAATATAATTTTCCCTTGCAAAACTAGTTGCCGAGAGCCGTACAACCACAAAAACTATGCACTGTTTGTATGCCAGTGAGCCATAAGGATAAACAGGTGTTTGATAAGTTATTTAGGAGCATGGGGAGGAATTTTTCCAATACAATTTGAGGTGTTACCAAAGTCAAATGTGTTGCTTTTTTGCTCTGTTGTTGTTGATCTTTCAACCATGGACCACGACGAGAGTCAGAGAAATGTCTTACCCTTTTCGTGTAGTCTAAGCTATCCTGTGGGTTTATGCATGCTGTTTATGCActataaatatacttttgcTGGTTGACTTTAAGTATTCGGAAAATTCAGCTAACATGCACCCACTGTCCTGAGACTTGTAAGTTCTAATGCTGACATCTTTGTTCTCGAGATGTCTAGATTGTTGCCCAAGAAATTAAAACTAAGATGACAAACACAACCAAGATTATGCTTGTATCCTAGGATCCTGATTGGGCAGGAGAAAAGTATATACTATATGCACAAGTGGTTTTcgattttgagttttgaccAAAATCCAAGGTCCTGCCTGTCCTTATTAGCATATCGCCACCTCATAGACAAACAAGCAAAACCATTTTATATCTGGAAtcaaaagaacatatatatatcttgcgAATCTGAATTGACACCACAAGCTCCTttttgctgctgttgttgatTGTGATAGGCAGCTGTGACATATATGGACTCTACTTCTCTGTCACATTCTGAATCTTTCTTCCGTTTTATTCGTGCCGACTTCTCCAAGTTTCTTACGGCTAGCTgacaatttttatttctcttatTTCCAGTGTGCATCTTCATATGTATATTGATAATATAACCTTTCACTGCGCGTGttttttgcatgttttttttgacaaGGGCTAACCATGGCTTTCGTTGGGTCCACAATTAGGTCACAGAAAAGATAGCAACATCTTCTCTGGAACCTCACCCTTGACCATTGACTTGGGCGTACGTGTGCACTGCAGGGTAATGCGGCGGTGATGTGAGCCGGTTTCCTTGGCGGGCCCGGCTGGGAActggccccacctgtcagccacTCAGTGTCAAGCAATCAAGCCCCAGGTACAGGCCTATCGTTCTCCCAGCTTACATGTGCTGCAACCTCTGAATTCAACGGTGTTGGCTACCATGAGATAAGGTAGTGATGAGTTCATTGTTAGATCCtgagtggctgtttggatgtagggatttttttatagtcccttgtcacatcggatgttttgacgttaattagaagtattaaatatggactaatagtaaaactaattgcataaataaaggctattttattagataaattttttaagcctaattaagccacgattagcaaatgttcactgtagcatcacatttgctaatcatggcctaattaggttcaatagattcgtctcgtgaaatagtccagagtatgaggtgggttttatgaatagtctatatttaatacttctaattagtgtctaaatatttgatatgacaggaactaaaaataagtccgtGGAAAAACAAACAGGCCCTGAGAACATGTGGTAGTGTGCAAGgctggtgtttttttttctgcaataTATTTTGCCCCAGTGATTTACTATAGGCTAGGCTAGGCAGTGATTTTTCCATGCTTTGTCAATGTAGTTGTTGGCTAAACTATTGGATTGATGGAATGGATCTGGGgataagtaattaattaaggagggtcacaaaattttaaacttgttCAATAATCCATGGCAGCCATGTAGGGGCTAGATGACACAGTGGCTTGTTCGGATGTGTTTGGAGCGAGTTGGGATCCTGATTCCTGGCAGCCAATCATTTGGAAACATTGTCCAGCACGGTAAAGCCATCGTGACAAAATGTTGCTGCATTGTTTCTGACTTGTGATCACCTCcagcttctttttttcttcagtttGATCAATCACTCAAATCATGTTGACCACTTAATTTTCACTGTGTGAGCTCGCAGTCACGGTAATTAATTTGGTGAGGAGTGCAAACATGGAATGGATTCAATTGTCAATCTATATATACTTGGCATAAACTTGGATTCAATTGTCAATTTATCCTGTCGAAAAAATTGACCATGAATTATACCACTTGATTTTTACTGTATGATCTCGCAGTCgtggtaattaattacttgACACAAACATGTGGATTCAATTATCAACTTTTCCTTCTGAGAAACTATACGGACTAGAGTTATAGCACATGGTTTCGTAAAATCCGTACGATTTTTTCCTGATCCTAAACC from Oryza brachyantha chromosome 12, ObraRS2, whole genome shotgun sequence encodes:
- the LOC102703916 gene encoding uncharacterized protein LOC102703916 — its product is MEFTDEILQVDVLERHLLAGLSPDDYNGACEDEILYDASFGATEDKFVKYQITRWILLSVLLILAWGVGLLMLLYLPIWIYVCRRDFRSRKLCLTPHAIIYKVTKPVTFPCFGALRNEKHVVLHSVSDIIIEQGYLQSLFGIYSIRIENIGVRRPASDDIQITGVTHPHDFRKAVLVHLLNTRNLNLSRKAYAHDDHQSTSYTPVAMSSVPPLGDLILEKLDNVEISVKKMQALLEGVETSRMKT